A window from Cyprinus carpio isolate SPL01 chromosome A11, ASM1834038v1, whole genome shotgun sequence encodes these proteins:
- the LOC109058253 gene encoding protein PHTF2-like: protein MAGIAWYQKKIGAYDQQIWEKSLEQTEFKGFGSKPKKTGHIKPDLIDVDFVRGSTFSKAKPESPWTALTRKGLVRVLFFPFFFQWWIQVTSKSISTLILVLYFLQVAGAVLYFEVPAACASEVVGPLCLMLLLGTVHCQIVSTESSRSPDNSPVPSRTASPVRRKRQRKSRKSKRSEDESSRGGGIVELKLEDNHRLYRSEKRLNSLRRPPCGASEDLSSEEEADEAELQRERLFSSAPPKYARALRNRLHNVPKNNLPPQTHEENNGKPTDAPVLPREVKLLRPSEGSRPASDTDDMLWEELLHDPDSASTGSSESGEEEPHSPNHSLPLPNITLTSDEDEALPQHQFSWLQACHPSKDHVSVIIWEQGECKKADMSVLEISGIILTRVKVVEQGMGYLLFGSLVTASLALLPYCFRLAQKLDVANLNSVSLEELPAVVIGPPCGLSFAFFIITAVERVFLSGLFFFMMCVAERTYKQRLLFAKLFSHITSARKAKKSEIPHFRLKKVQNIKMWLSLRSFLKRRGPQRSVDVIVSSIFLLALSISFIICAQLLHSHHTFLDSETNWELMVWCAALMVFLLRLATLGAETNRKYSNASVLLTEQINLYLKMEKKPNKKDQLNIVNNVLRLATKLLKELDTPFRLLGLTVNPLIYNITRVVILSAISAAVSDLLGFNIRLWKIKP from the exons atggcaggaATAGCATGGTATCAGAAAAAG ATTGGAGCCTATGATCAGCAGATTTGGGAAAAGTCACTGGAACAGACTGAGTTCAAG GGCTTTGGAAGCAAACCTAAGAAGACTGGCCATATCAAGCCAGATCTGATTGATGTTGACTTCGTGAGAG GTTCTACCTTTAGCAAGGCCAAACCAGAGAGCCCTTGGACCGCTCTGACTCGTAAAGGCTTGGTCAGGGTCCtcttctttcctttcttctttcagtGGTGGATCCAAGTTACATCTAAAAGCATTTCCACCCTCATCTTAGTTCTGTACTTTCTTCAAG TGGCAGGAGCTGTGTTGTATTTTGAGGTTCCGGCAGCCTGTGCCAGTGAGGTTGTGGGTCCATTGTGTCTCATGCTGTTGTTGGGTACGGTACACTGCCAAATAGTATCCACAGAGTCCTCCAGAAGCCCGGACAACAGCCCTGTCCCCAGCCGGACGGCCAGCCCTGTTCGCAGGAAAAG ACAGAGGAAGAGTAGAAAATCAAAGAGGTCTGAGGATGAGAGCAGCAGAGGGGGAGGGATAGTAGAACTCAAACTTGAAGACAACCACCGGCTCTACAGATCAGAGAAGAGACTG AACTCCCTGAGGAGGCCTCCATGTGGGGCTTCTGAAGACCTCTCCAGTGAGGAAGAAGCAGATGAAGCAGAGCTGCAAAGAGAAAGACTCTTCTCATCAGCACCTCCCAAATATGCCCGAGCGCTCAGGAATCGACTTCACAACGTCCCCAAGAACAATCTGCCACCCCAGACTCAT GAAGAGAATAACGGCAAGCCAACAGATGCCCCGGTGCTTCCACGTGAAGTCAAGCTGCTGCGGCCCTCAGAGGGCTCACGTCCAGCCTCGGACACAGATGATATGTTATGGGAGGAGCTTCTACATGATCCTGACTCCGCCTCCACAGGAAGCAGTGAAAGTGGAGAGGAGGAGCCTCACAGTCCTAACCACTCCCTCCCTTTGCCCAACATCACTCTGACTAGTGATGAGGATGAAGCCTTACCGCAG CACCAGTTTTCATGGCTGCAGGCTTGTCACCCCTCCAAAGACCATGTCAGTGTCATTATCTGGGAGCAAGGAGAGTGTAAGAAAGCTGACATGTCTGTGCTGGAGATCAGTGGTATCATTCTCACACGA GTGAAGGTGGTTGAACAAGGGATGGGTTATTTGCTCTTCGGCAGTCTGGTCACTGCCTCACTGGCTCTACTGCCCTACTGCTTCAGACTGGCACAGAAACTGGATGTGGCCAATCTCAATTCTGTTTCCCTTGAGGAACTGCCCGCAGTGGTCATCGGGCCGCCTTGTGGCTTGTCCTTTGCATTCTTCATCATCACTGCAGTGGAAAGAGTCTTCCTCTCTGGACTTTTCTTCTTCATGATGTGTGTGGCTGAGAGGACGTATAAACAG CGCCTTTTATTTGCGAAACTCTTCAGCCATATCACGTCTGCACGCAAAGCCAAAAAATCGGAGATTCCTCACTTTCGGCTGAAGAAAGTGCAAAATATCAAGATGTGGCTTTCACTTCGATCATTCCTGAAG AGACGAGGCCCTCAGCGATCCGTCGATGTCATTGTATCATCGATTTTCCTCCTGGCTTTGTCTATTTCCTTCATCATCTGTGCCCAG CTTTTGCACAGTCATCACACATTTCTGGACTCAGAGACCAACTGGGAGCTGATGGTCTGGTGTGCTGCTCTAATGGTTTTCCTCCTCCGCCTCGCTACGCTCGGAGCTGAGACCAACCGAAAGTATAGCAACGCTTCTGTGCTTCTGACTGAACAG ATAAACTTGTATCTTAAGATGGAGAAGAAACCCAACAAAAAGGATCAGCTGAACATAGTGAACAACGTGCTGAGGCTGGCCACAAAATTACTGAAA GAATTGGACACTCCATTTCGTCTGCTGGGTCTGACGGTGAACCCTCTGATCTACAATATCACGAGAGTGGTCATCCTGTCAGCCATCTCAGCTGCCGTCAGCGATTTACTAGGGTTCAACATCCGG ctcTGGAAGATCAAACCTTGA